Proteins from a genomic interval of Liolophura sinensis isolate JHLJ2023 chromosome 3, CUHK_Ljap_v2, whole genome shotgun sequence:
- the LOC135463512 gene encoding trans-1,2-dihydrobenzene-1,2-diol dehydrogenase-like, with protein MATRWGICGAGKISSDFTNSLTSQPTTEHQVVAVAARKLDRAQEFASDHNISQAYGSYEEMAKDQNVDVVYIGTIHPEQC; from the exons ATGGCCACAAGATGGGGAATCTGTGGGGCGGGGAAAATCAGCAGCGATTTCACCAACAGCCTGACGTCACAGCCAACTACGGAGCATCAG GTGGTGGCTGTGGCAGCCCGGAAGTTAGACAGAGCCCAGGAATTTGCCTCGGATCACAACATTTCGCAAGCCTACGGTTCTTATGAGGAAATGGCAAAAGACCAAAATGTTG ATGTGGTGTATATTGGCACCATCCATCCAGAGCAGTGTTAA